Within the Pseudarthrobacter sp. W1I19 genome, the region GCTCACGGAAGAAGCGCACGGCCCAGTAGCGTTGTTCATCGATGCCGAGCATCCGCGGTGCCAGGCGTCGACATCGGGAGGCATCAGCACCGCTGCGTCCAGGGCCCGCTGCACGAGCCACCATAAACACGGAACGAAGCGGCAAACACGGAATGAAGCGGCGGCCTCCGCGGCCGCCCTGCCGGAGCCGATCACGGCGGCCACGAGGGCGTCGAAGAGCCGACGGGTGGACCCTGCCAGGCGTACCTGGGCTATTTCCTCGGCGAATGTCTGGCGCGTGCACAGGGAGGCATCGCAGAAGAATCTTCGCTTGGCCCGGAGCACTTCGATCGGACCGGCGACTGGGTTGTCGTGCAGGCGTTGTGGCCGCCTGGAACGCACGCGGCTGCTGATGACGCCGCATGATGGGCAGCCGGCCTCGGCGGTGGCATCGACACTGCTCCGGCACTGCCCGAAGGCGACTTCAAGCGTGCTTTTATCGGCACAGACAGGCGGGCTTCCGACACCAGTGAAGTAGCGGCCCGCGTCAACTGGCCCGGTCAAGAATGGTGTAGCCGCCGTCCGGCACCCTGTTGACATGAATACATGCCCTCATCACGGTGCCGCTTCCGGACAAGCCTTGGCCTCCTCAATATCGGCATGCGAGGGTTCGACAAGCGCCTCGAAGTCCACGGCGACGTACACCATAGCCTTACCGCGGAATAAGCTCAGTTAGTTCGTCATTCGATGCCTCCTTTCCGGTGCACCAGCCGTCGCCTTCTCTCCAGCACCGTCCGGCGCTGAGTCCGGCTATGGGCCAGGCCCCCGACGTTGGTCAAACCACTTCCTTACCTGGCAGGGAACGTTAGGAGTCACTTCTACAGGCACCAGGAGAGCCGGCCCCGCCTCTCGCAGCAGCATCGTCAGCTCAGCCCAGTGCAACTATCCCTGTGGCTCGACGTGCTGAGGCGGGAGACATGGGGGAGGCTTGTCGCCG harbors:
- a CDS encoding transposase family protein; this encodes MSTGCRTAATPFLTGPVDAGRYFTGVGSPPVCADKSTLEVAFGQCRSSVDATAEAGCPSCGVISSRVRSRRPQRLHDNPVAGPIEVLRAKRRFFCDASLCTRQTFAEEIAQVRLAGSTRRLFDALVAAVIGSGRAAAEAAASFRVCRFVPCLWWLVQRALDAAVLMPPDVDAWHRGCSASMNNATGPCASSVSRQPRPGKTTNHG